The proteins below are encoded in one region of candidate division WOR-3 bacterium:
- a CDS encoding tetratricopeptide repeat protein produces MAIFSICGVLTLNLLTFNHFGNSYELFSIGCQLELEGKIPEAINYYLNALQYDPTAKEIYYSLTSAFFKLREYEKGIEYAYKGLAFVSDSSEFYGLIAAGYIGKGDLKGAVKIYEKIRELKPSDTGIIQTIALLYEGLGDLNNAMKTLLEFPDSLKNADIYNRLGTLSGKSRNHLDAIKYYKQAYALDTTNALALIGIGTGFDILNIKDSAIYYYELGLKYNDANDLRKRLLDLYGDTEQYEKMIKVAREILKVDYYDAYVRRSLGFGLYKLSLLDEALSEFLISAGLNPQDDYSRFYIARINLEQRKYDEAQKAIEDAIKINPDFTELWVYAGFIAMDKKDYKNARYYFTEAAYHNADMSQIYYLLGAVSELEGSFKDAYFYYKKSLRLNPGSLPGLSALANICDRIGKKDEALRNFEKIIQIDSTDATALNYVGYTYAERGERLDYALELIEKALSIEPNNGYIIDSRGWVYYQKGDYESALLDLKRASELVEDGVIFEHLGDVYLKLNEVEKAIEMYKKVLLLEPKNKSARQKLLNLKGE; encoded by the coding sequence ATGGCTATTTTCAGCATTTGTGGAGTTTTAACTTTAAATCTTTTGACATTTAATCATTTCGGAAATTCTTACGAACTATTCAGTATTGGTTGCCAGCTTGAACTTGAGGGCAAAATTCCTGAGGCAATAAATTATTATCTCAATGCCTTACAATACGACCCGACTGCAAAAGAAATCTATTATTCACTAACCAGTGCCTTTTTTAAGCTCCGGGAATATGAAAAGGGAATAGAGTATGCGTATAAGGGACTTGCATTTGTGAGCGATAGTTCTGAATTTTATGGATTGATTGCTGCAGGATATATTGGAAAGGGTGACCTCAAGGGTGCTGTTAAAATCTATGAAAAAATAAGAGAGCTGAAGCCTTCAGATACTGGAATAATCCAGACGATAGCACTACTGTATGAAGGTCTTGGCGACTTGAATAACGCAATGAAAACACTCCTTGAATTTCCTGATAGTCTTAAAAATGCTGATATCTATAATCGTTTAGGAACACTTTCCGGTAAATCCCGTAATCATCTTGATGCAATAAAATATTATAAACAGGCATATGCCCTTGATACCACAAATGCCCTCGCCCTCATTGGAATCGGCACAGGTTTTGATATTCTAAACATTAAAGATTCTGCAATTTATTATTACGAACTTGGATTAAAATATAATGATGCCAATGACCTGCGCAAAAGGCTCCTTGACCTCTATGGCGATACTGAACAATATGAAAAAATGATAAAGGTTGCCCGAGAAATATTGAAGGTGGATTACTATGATGCCTACGTCCGTAGAAGTCTGGGTTTTGGATTATACAAACTAAGCCTGTTGGACGAAGCATTGAGTGAATTTTTAATAAGCGCAGGACTCAACCCTCAGGATGATTACTCCCGTTTTTATATCGCACGCATAAACCTTGAGCAGAGGAAATATGATGAAGCCCAAAAGGCAATTGAAGATGCGATTAAAATCAATCCCGATTTCACTGAACTCTGGGTCTATGCAGGATTCATTGCCATGGATAAGAAAGACTATAAAAATGCGCGATATTATTTTACAGAAGCAGCCTACCACAATGCAGATATGTCACAGATTTATTATCTACTCGGTGCGGTTAGTGAACTTGAGGGCTCATTCAAAGACGCCTACTTTTATTATAAAAAATCTTTGAGATTGAATCCAGGTTCACTTCCTGGATTATCAGCCCTTGCCAATATATGTGACCGAATAGGCAAAAAAGATGAAGCCTTGCGTAATTTTGAAAAAATAATACAGATTGATTCTACAGATGCTACTGCCCTGAATTATGTAGGCTATACATATGCCGAAAGAGGTGAACGATTAGATTATGCCTTGGAATTGATTGAAAAGGCTCTAAGTATTGAACCCAATAACGGTTATATAATTGACTCACGTGGCTGGGTTTATTATCAAAAAGGAGATTATGAATCTGCCCTGTTAGATTTAAAAAGGGCAAGTGAACTTGTTGAAGATGGGGTGATATTTGAACATTTAGGCGATGTATATCTAAAGTTGAATGAAGTTGAGAAGGCGATTGAAATGTATAAAAAAGTTCTTCTTCTTGAACCGAAAAATAAAAGTGCTCGGCAAAAATTATTAAATCTGAAAGGAGAATGA
- a CDS encoding tryptophanase: MMEPYRIKVIEPLRKTTRSQRSLILKKAGYNLFLIPARFVYLDFISDSGTGAMSSRAWAEIIAAEEDFSGQKASEDFINIARKITGFPFIQAVHQGRTAENILFNLLFKKGNKVISNTHFETTRANLEKIGCMVIDMPDLTPPFCGNIDLNGLESAVRKDNKIKAVVLTLTNNIKGGQPVSLENIKQTHKIIKKRGGILIFDASRFADNAFYIKNYSNSKKSILGICNEMFSYCDILYLSSKKDGLVNIGGFIGVRDKRIYEQLREKIIEQESYPSSGGLAARDLAAMAVGLEEAIDEEFLKSHIEKVHYLGKILKKNGVRIFEPLGCHGVVIIPEPKFPYPAYTLGAQIYLETGIRGGVFGNELRLAIPRRVYTMEHLKFAGEAISFFYKKEPKFKLRLVNRPKTFFNFFAQFTAEK; encoded by the coding sequence ATGATGGAACCATATCGCATAAAGGTTATTGAACCATTAAGAAAAACTACCAGAAGTCAGCGTTCATTGATTTTAAAAAAAGCAGGATATAATCTTTTTCTCATTCCTGCCCGTTTTGTATATCTTGATTTTATCTCGGATTCAGGGACAGGTGCAATGAGTTCCAGGGCCTGGGCAGAAATAATTGCAGCAGAAGAAGATTTTTCTGGACAGAAGGCAAGTGAAGACTTCATAAATATCGCCCGGAAAATTACCGGTTTTCCTTTTATACAAGCGGTTCACCAGGGCAGGACCGCAGAAAATATTTTATTCAATCTACTTTTCAAAAAAGGTAACAAAGTCATTTCCAATACCCATTTTGAGACGACTCGCGCAAACCTTGAGAAGATCGGTTGTATGGTTATTGATATGCCCGACCTGACACCACCTTTCTGTGGAAACATAGATTTGAACGGATTAGAATCAGCGGTTAGGAAAGATAATAAAATAAAGGCGGTTGTGTTGACTCTCACAAATAATATCAAAGGTGGGCAACCGGTCTCACTTGAAAATATAAAACAAACCCATAAGATAATCAAAAAACGGGGTGGCATATTGATATTTGATGCCAGTAGATTTGCTGACAATGCATTTTATATAAAAAACTATTCAAATTCAAAAAAATCAATTTTAGGCATATGTAACGAAATGTTCAGTTATTGTGATATTCTCTATCTGAGCAGTAAAAAAGATGGACTTGTAAATATCGGTGGATTTATTGGCGTCCGTGATAAAAGAATATATGAGCAATTGAGAGAAAAAATTATTGAACAGGAGTCATATCCAAGTTCGGGCGGTCTTGCGGCACGCGACCTCGCCGCAATGGCGGTTGGTTTAGAAGAAGCAATTGATGAGGAATTTCTTAAATCACATATTGAAAAAGTCCATTATCTCGGCAAAATTTTAAAAAAGAATGGAGTAAGAATCTTTGAACCACTTGGTTGCCATGGCGTTGTAATAATTCCAGAACCCAAATTCCCTTATCCTGCCTACACATTAGGTGCCCAGATTTACCTTGAAACAGGTATAAGGGGCGGGGTATTTGGTAATGAATTAAGGCTTGCAATTCCAAGAAGGGTATATACAATGGAACATCTCAAATTTGCTGGTGAGGCGATAAGTTTTTTTTACAAAAAAGAGCCAAAATTCAAATTGAGGTTAGTAAATAGACCAAAAACATTTTTCAATTTCTTCGCCCAATTCACAGCGGAAAAATAA